One window from the genome of Paenibacillus azoreducens encodes:
- a CDS encoding sugar ABC transporter substrate-binding protein has translation MKMKQFMALAATLTMAFSLTACGSSNKSAEEPAASGNETENAAKTTDNNEQTSPGELKPEDGASLVVWESKEERAFTDEIAKQFTAKYNIPVKVEEVSPTDQVTKLSQDGPSGLAADVVIFPHDNLGRAVEAGLLLANDTYKDETVKNNTEASIQGVTYDGTLYGYPRAAETYALYYNKSLVKEAPKSFDDVIAFGKTFTDKAKKKYALMWETGNMYFNYPFIATTGGYIYGKNGTDKDDIGINSAGALESMQTYVKLKEILPIKSGDINPDIKRSLFNSGDVAMDINGPWELGGYKKALGDNLGIAPIPTIGGKPAISFSGIKAWYVNSFTKYPNASQLFAEFASNKDAQLLLNEKVGSIPTNKEALEADQIKNDPYISAFAEQTKNSQPMPSIPEMGNVWSPVNAALPEIWDNNADPKAAFDKAAQQIKDLNNGATK, from the coding sequence ATGAAAATGAAACAGTTTATGGCACTGGCTGCAACGCTGACCATGGCATTCTCCCTTACCGCCTGCGGCAGTTCGAACAAATCAGCCGAGGAGCCGGCAGCTTCGGGAAATGAAACGGAGAACGCAGCAAAAACTACTGATAACAATGAGCAAACGTCGCCGGGAGAATTGAAACCTGAAGACGGAGCTTCCCTGGTTGTTTGGGAAAGTAAAGAAGAAAGAGCATTCACGGATGAAATCGCGAAACAGTTTACCGCCAAATATAACATTCCTGTCAAAGTCGAAGAAGTAAGTCCGACCGATCAAGTGACGAAGCTGTCCCAAGACGGACCATCCGGTCTGGCTGCGGATGTTGTGATCTTCCCGCATGATAACCTGGGTAGAGCGGTTGAAGCCGGCCTTTTGCTTGCCAACGACACCTACAAGGATGAAACGGTCAAAAACAATACCGAGGCTTCCATCCAAGGCGTAACTTATGACGGCACGCTGTACGGATATCCGAGAGCGGCCGAAACTTATGCTTTGTATTACAATAAATCGCTTGTCAAAGAAGCGCCAAAATCATTTGACGATGTTATCGCTTTTGGCAAGACATTTACAGATAAAGCCAAGAAAAAATACGCCCTGATGTGGGAAACAGGAAACATGTACTTCAACTATCCGTTTATCGCAACGACCGGCGGATACATCTACGGTAAAAACGGCACGGACAAGGACGATATCGGCATCAACTCCGCAGGGGCTTTGGAGAGCATGCAAACCTATGTGAAGCTGAAAGAAATTTTGCCTATCAAGAGCGGCGACATTAACCCGGACATCAAACGCAGCTTGTTTAACTCCGGCGACGTGGCAATGGATATCAATGGTCCTTGGGAGCTTGGCGGCTATAAAAAAGCGCTGGGCGATAATCTCGGAATTGCTCCGATTCCAACCATCGGCGGCAAACCGGCGATTTCCTTCTCGGGAATCAAGGCTTGGTATGTAAACTCCTTTACGAAGTATCCAAATGCTTCCCAATTGTTTGCCGAGTTCGCTTCCAACAAGGATGCGCAATTGCTGCTGAACGAAAAAGTAGGCTCCATCCCGACCAACAAAGAAGCTTTGGAAGCTGATCAAATCAAAAACGACCCTTACATTTCCGCCTTTGCGGAACAAACCAAAAACTCCCAGCCGATGCCTTCGATCCCTGAAATGGGCAACGTTTGGAGCCCTGTAAATGCGGCGCTGCCTGAAATTTGGGACAACAATGCGGATCCGAAAGCTGCCTTTGATAAAGCGGCTCAGCAAATCAAGGATTTGAATAACGGCGCAACCAAATAA